ATTTCAGTGAAGTATATTTGTAAAAAAGATTGCTATGTAAAGAATCCGCAGGGTAAATTCCAGCATTTCAAGGCTGGGGCAGTTGTTGATTATCCTGGTTCTGCTGAAGTTCCGGAACATTTTGAGTCTGTGAATGGAGCTAAGGCTAAGGAAAGTGAGAAGAAAATAACTTCGCGCGTCAGTAAAAAGGTATGTTAAGGTAGGCTGTTAAATTATAGTCGGTTAAAAAAACAGTATTTCTGTATTTAAAAACCCCGGTCATTACGGCCGGGGTTTTCTTTTTGAATTGCGTGAAGTCTTTATGATCCGATTCTGGTGTTGGCCTGTTCCGTTTACTTGACCGGGGAAACAAATCCGGCAGGCTTGATAGCCAGAAGTGATTCAGTGAGTGAACCGGCAATCTTTTCTGCAGTGTTTCCAATCAGCAGACCAGCAATTCCGGAGCGGGCAATACTACCCATCACGACTATATCCATTTTCTGCTCTAACGCATATTCAGGAATTATGGTTCCAGGGTCTCCATGCATGATAATGCGGCGAGGTTCTTTGTCAAATGAGACAGATTCAATAATATCATTGAATGCGGCCTCGCTGCTGTCTTTTTCGAAGGAAAGGTAGTTCTCTACTTCCAATTCAGAAAAATAGGGATTGGTAGTTATGCCCTCGAGGTAGCCTTTCCAGCAGTGCATGATATGCAATTTGCCGCCGAGAACTTGATTCAGCATTGATGCGTGTTCAAGTATATTCCGGTTCAAGGCTATGTTTTCAGATGAGCTGTCAAAAGGTCCTATGGCAGCGAGTATTCTTACAGCTCCACGCCAGAGATGGCCGTGATGAACCCAGACAGGACAAGGGCATTTGCGGAGTAGATGCATTATCGTACTATTAGGGGGCTGGTTCGGTTCTGCAGGTGGACAGATTACCATGTCATATTTTTTTTCATTCACGGATTTGATGCATTCAATAAAATCTTTTCCCCATCTTATAGAAAACTTTATGTTTTCAGCATTGATTCGGGCTTCTTCAAGCTCTTCTTCTAATTTAGCAGTGTGTCCGTCAATAATATGTTTTTTCAGGTCCTTGCCGTGATTATTGAAGTAGTCCAGCGCAGATTTTTTAGGCTCGGCAAAAACATTTAGAACGTCTAGTGTTGCTCCGCATTTATTCGCAAAATCAAGAGAGTTTTTGATTAGCGCAGCATCTATTCTGGAATCAAAATGGAGTAGTATTTTTTTGGTCATTGTGTCCTCTAAGTTTGAGTCTGCTATTTGGGTAGTATGTAACTAGCTATTACGTTAACAATTAATATTGATAAAAAACAGTAGAAGAAATTGTTAATTAAAAAAATAGTCCTACTGAAAGTGCGATTGAAAGTGGATTTGGGAATGGAACTATGCTATTTGAACATAATGCTTAAATATTTATGTAAAAATATGAACGAAAAGTTTATGCATAGCCTTGGGTTGTTTTTGTTGTTTCTTTTTTTCTCTTTTCCAGTTCAGGCAGATGAGGTTAGGCATGTACTTGTTCTTCATTCATATCATTCCGGTATGTCTTGGGTTTCAAACATTGAGAGAGGAATCGCCGATACTCTTTTCGTACCACCGTATAAGGATCTTGTCCTCCACGTAGAGTACCTGGATAGCAAACGTTACCATTCTGAAGAACATTATGCCCGGGTAAAGGAGTTATTGAAGTCGAAGTTTGATAAATTAAATCTTTCGCTCATCCTTTCCTCAGATAATAACGCTTTTGATTTTTTAGTAAGCAACCGTGATGAATTATTTCCCGGAGTTCCTGTTGTCTTTTGCGGTGTTAACAATTTTTCCAAGACTCAACTCGATACCGTTAGTGATTTTACAGGGGTGGCCGAGATTATGTCCTCAAGGGACACTGTGGCAGAAATTTTGCGCCAGCTTCCTGATACCAAGAAGATTTTTGTCATAAATGATTATTTGAAAACCGGACGGGCCTGGGAAGCTACTTTGCGCAGGAATCTTGAGCCCTTTTCCGAAAGTGTTGCCATTGAATATAATGAGAATCTCAGCATTGAGGAGTTGCGTAATAAGATCCATTCAATGCCTAAGGGCAGTGTTGTCCTGCTTGGAGTATATTATTCCGATCGGGATGGAGTTTACATTACTTATGAAAAACTGGGCAGCTTATTGACCAAAGATAGTCCGGTTCCTGTATATTGCCTGCTTCGTTTCAACCTGCGTGACGGTGTTGTCGGTGGCAAGGTTATCAGTGGATATCATCAGGGCGTAATGATGAGTGAAGTTGCCCGCAGGGTGCTCTCAGGGGAGAAGGCAGATGATATCCCTGTAGTAAAGGTCGGTGCCAATATTTTTATGTTCGATTGGCAGGCCCTGAAAAAATATGGAATCCCTGCTGACAGTCTCCCTGACGAAAGTGTTGTCTTGAATGAGCCTTTCTCTTTCTATGACGAATATTGTTATCTTGTGTGGGGAACTTGTGCAGTTTTTGCTGCTATGGCAATTCTTGTCATAGTGCTGGGTAAGAACTTGATTGCCCTGCGCAGGGTACGAAGTGAACTCCAGCACTCGGAATTAAAGTACCGATCAATATACGATAATGCCCAGGAAGGTATATATCAAACCAGTGTCGACGGCAGAGTGCTTGCTGTAAATGACGCTTTTGTTTCGATTTTCGGTTACGATTCAAGGGAAGAGGTTGTAGCGACATTGGATAACGTTGCAACTAAGCTTTACTACAATGAATCTGACCGTGATGTTCTTCTTAATGCAATGCGGACGGAAGGGAAGCTCTCAGGCTTTGAATTGAAGATGAAGCGCAAGAACGGAGAGGTCGTCTGGATTACCGTTAATGCACGCAAAACGATAGGTCAGGATGGGGCTGTAATTTTTGAGGGGTCTGTCGTTGATATCACCAGCCGCAAGCTTAATGAGCAGCGTATTATTCAATCGGAAAAAATGATGTCCGTCGGCGGCCTTGCTGCGGGAATGGCTCATGAGATTAATAATCCTCTTGCGGTGATTATCAGTTCTGTACAGAGCTTGCAACGCAGGTTGACCCGTGAGACGTCCCATAATGTCGCAGCTGCTGAAGAATGCGGTGTGCCTTTTCCTGCAATAATGGAATATATTG
Above is a genomic segment from Maridesulfovibrio sp. containing:
- a CDS encoding universal stress protein translates to MTKKILLHFDSRIDAALIKNSLDFANKCGATLDVLNVFAEPKKSALDYFNNHGKDLKKHIIDGHTAKLEEELEEARINAENIKFSIRWGKDFIECIKSVNEKKYDMVICPPAEPNQPPNSTIMHLLRKCPCPVWVHHGHLWRGAVRILAAIGPFDSSSENIALNRNILEHASMLNQVLGGKLHIMHCWKGYLEGITTNPYFSELEVENYLSFEKDSSEAAFNDIIESVSFDKEPRRIIMHGDPGTIIPEYALEQKMDIVVMGSIARSGIAGLLIGNTAEKIAGSLTESLLAIKPAGFVSPVK
- a CDS encoding ATP-binding protein, coding for MKSKFDKLNLSLILSSDNNAFDFLVSNRDELFPGVPVVFCGVNNFSKTQLDTVSDFTGVAEIMSSRDTVAEILRQLPDTKKIFVINDYLKTGRAWEATLRRNLEPFSESVAIEYNENLSIEELRNKIHSMPKGSVVLLGVYYSDRDGVYITYEKLGSLLTKDSPVPVYCLLRFNLRDGVVGGKVISGYHQGVMMSEVARRVLSGEKADDIPVVKVGANIFMFDWQALKKYGIPADSLPDESVVLNEPFSFYDEYCYLVWGTCAVFAAMAILVIVLGKNLIALRRVRSELQHSELKYRSIYDNAQEGIYQTSVDGRVLAVNDAFVSIFGYDSREEVVATLDNVATKLYYNESDRDVLLNAMRTEGKLSGFELKMKRKNGEVVWITVNARKTIGQDGAVIFEGSVVDITSRKLNEQRIIQSEKMMSVGGLAAGMAHEINNPLAVIISSVQSLQRRLTRETSHNVAAAEECGVPFPAIMEYIERRNCSKLMNGMYEAGMRAATIVRGMLSFSRKSESKFVPNDLGNLMRSALGLVVNDYDFRRNYDFRKIKIIEDFDAEDLTVACDVTEIQQVFLNLLKNGAEAMGEKIYPEGEGPCFILRGYRLGDLAVMEIEDNGPGMDKELCNRIMEPFFTTKSASRGTGLGLSISYFIITDRHHGAMEVFSELGKGTRFAIKLPLYEKIDIYEI